From the genome of Symbiobacterium terraclitae, one region includes:
- a CDS encoding short-chain dehydrogenase yields MHALVVGGTGMLREATLALARSFTTVSVVARSAERLAGINPLSVDYRDSAALAAALRRAVEQHGAIQLAICWIHSTAPAALPTVAAELGRSGEPCRLFHVRGSAAADPTRLPRPALEEIPPNVSYRQVILGFQIEGDRSRWLTHAEISQGVLKAVQEDAEYHVVGVVRPWDRRP; encoded by the coding sequence ATGCACGCGCTCGTCGTCGGTGGAACGGGCATGCTCCGGGAGGCCACTCTGGCGCTGGCCCGCTCGTTCACGACCGTAAGCGTAGTGGCCCGGAGCGCGGAGAGGCTGGCGGGAATCAACCCGCTGTCGGTGGACTATCGGGACTCGGCAGCGCTCGCGGCGGCCCTGAGGCGGGCGGTCGAGCAGCACGGGGCCATTCAGCTGGCTATCTGCTGGATTCACAGTACGGCCCCGGCGGCGCTGCCGACGGTGGCTGCGGAACTCGGCCGCAGCGGAGAACCCTGCAGGCTGTTCCATGTGCGGGGGAGCGCTGCAGCAGACCCCACCCGCCTGCCGCGGCCCGCCCTGGAGGAGATCCCGCCAAACGTGTCCTACCGGCAGGTGATCCTCGGCTTTCAGATCGAGGGGGACCGCTCCCGCTGGCTCACCCACGCAGAGATCAGCCAGGGCGTGCTCAAGGCGGTTCAGGAGGACGCCGAGTACCACGTGGTGGGCGTCGTG